The genomic region TTTTAAATGCCTCAATATGATCAACTTTGCTGTATTTTGTTTATAGTGTTATTTAGACCTGAGGCCTTAAATCTTTTCTGGTATAAGACTTAGTTATGGTATGATTTTTGTCACTTTGTACATAAATTTCatcgtctccatgcttggatacagtaggtGCACACCAGATATTTGTAAAACTGAATAACAactttcttttccttaaagtcaaaggtcATTTGATTATTCCAAAGATTTGGTTGGCTTTTATTCTCTTGAGGAAGTGTGTGTAGATCAAGTATTTTCATTGAGACAACTTGTAAAGAGGCATTTATATATTTAAGAATTACTGTACTTATAATTTTATTCTAGTTGTAATTATGGCTGAGCCAGTGGAGGATGATGTAAGCATTCTTGGAACTCAAGAAACAACAGAATATATTTCACCCAGCTCTGATAGCCAAGTCCCTAGCACCGAGTATCACACAACTGCTTCAGACTATCGAGTGCCTGAGTACCGCCCGGCTGGGGCACTCAGAGCACCAGTTGTTCCTCCTCAGCCAAGGCAAGAGAGAAAGCACTCAGTAGGGTAAGTTTTGAAAGTATATAATAGATATAACAATAGTATTGATTATATATGACTGATTTATGCACCCAAATTTGGGGCTAGATGCTATTACCTTACTGCTTGATAAAAATACTGTAAATTTATATGTTATAATGAAATTCATTgttaacttcaaattcatttgccatATTAAATTTTGTTTGCCAAGGATCTTGTGCAATAAAAAATAGGCCTCGTCAGAAAAAGAGTCTGTAGGCAAGATATGAATTACACGTAACATCGAGATATTCACTTCAAATGTTAGCTGTTAGTGATTATTTAGACTATCATCACCACCGCTCATATTGGGAGAGAAGCCTGGTAATATTTAAGGCAGTGACTTGGTTAGTATGTcgatgagagggagagggggggaggtacaTTTTATTGTTTTCCATTTGTTAGTTTGAGCTATTTCATGGTCAATCATAATTTCACATTTCCATAATTATTTCTGTGCATTTACCTTTCACTCCAGTTGACTTGAGCTGCCACCTGGTGGCAGTAGGGAGATTTGGGGTAGGTGTAGTTGCCAAGTATCAGTTGAGTTGTTTGGAATTTTCATTCTTTTCTCATAGAGATGTTGATGATTAGTTTAGGTATTCAACTTTCTGAGCAGTTTACTTAGATTATGGGTTCATCTTTCATCTGTATGTGCTTCCTTTGCATCTTTGAGTGTGCCAAATATCAGTCCTGGTTTCTGGTAGGATGAGAAAGTCTCAGGGGAATGTTTTAGTATCTTCAACTCTTTGTTTTTACCTCTATTTTAtattaaaagttattctctgaatcTTTTTGATTTCAGGCGGAAGGTGAAGAAATTTGGCCTGATAATGTTACATGGTCCTTCTTTGTCAACATTGAAAGGATTAGGTGCCACTCAATTTTTATAACTATTTATCTAGCTATTTGATGTTAATTTTCATTGTATAAACTATATGTAACTTTAGACATGTGTTACCTTGCAGTGGATCAGACCGAGGCACCCCATATTCATCCAGCAGTCCTGTAGCCAGCCCACGGACTCCAGAGAGAGGTTCTAACTATAACATAGACGCTTCAGGCTCCACTTACGCTCTAcaggtaaaattgatgcaaagttTCTCAGCATATATTTATTCCATATAGTGTTAGtacatgtataataataataataataggtgcTTAGTTTTTTACATGCTGTGAATTTCCCATATTTTTCATCCTTTTGGGCTGTTTATGCATTCCTGCTTATGTTAAGCTTTTTTGTTGCCATTATTTACCATTAAGGCATTTGCTATTTGCTTAACTTTGTTTGAGCTTGAGTTCCCTTAAAACATTGCTGAAATTTAAAGAAGGATAGATGAAAGTCTAGAGTTAGTAATGTATACTGAAACTCTTAATAAATGTCAAACTGAAGAGCTCTTTGATGACTCATTGGAATGtaagaattaaaaaattctgatcAAGTTTATGAGTAATATGTGAGTTTAGCATGTAAGAGGAATGATACAAGACTTCATATTAGAGATGAATTTTGTATGAAAACATTGGAATAAATGTAATAAAGTTTTGAACAAATTAGCTTGATTAGTAAATGAAGAAAGGTGGCATTGAGTTAGGTTGTGATGTATAATGTTTTACGAGCAACACGCAATTAGTGCCTATGTAATAAAGTAGTATCCAGGAAATTTGTCACAGATCAGTGCTCAGGGCTGTGAGAGATGGTATGGGTTCCCATTGTTGTGCACAGGGAGCAAACATCTCGCTATTTCTCAGACTGCAACCTACAACAatagactaacttccaggtacctatttgctgcttggTTAACCGAGGCATCAGGTGTAAAGAAACATGATAAAACATCTAGCCTTGACTGGGACTTGAGCCCAGGACAAATCAATTGTGAGCCTACTGCACTAATCACTGTGCTGTGAGGGATTAAGTGATGTAAGGATTGAAGGAAGAGATTTCAGTAAGAGAGTAGATCAATTTTAAAAGATTGTGCGAGTACATGTACATCACTTAAATGATGTGTAAATGTGAGTAAATGCAAGAATTTGCATGGTTTGCTTTGCTGTCTGTGTAACATAGAGCatttaaaataaatacaaaaagaaCTGTAATACAATACTGTACTTATGAATGTTTTTGTTTTTGCCGAGTTCACTCGCTTAACTGGATGTGCATGATATTGCTGTATCTAACCACGACGTGCTCATTCCACCTTGCTTCAGGTTGCTCTTAGAAACATGAAGGAGCGATACCACAAACTACAGAAGAAAATGGCACTCATAGAAGATGATAACCAGAGACTTATTAGTGGAAAGTCTGAGCTTTTTGGAGAAATTGGAAAACTGCAGGTACAGTATTTACCTTCTCTTAATGAATCATATAATTATTTTGCCTGAAAAGCTATCCTGGTGTCTTTATAGTCTACACAGGGTCATAATTATGTGGCTAAAAATTAGTAAcccaattcacacacacacatgaaaagaaagaaagaaaagtgACGACATTTTGTCCCATCCTGGACATAAACATTGTTGTTTTCCTTTCCTTTCATGTGTGTAGGTTGGGTTACTTTTTTTTAGTCTCTTTAGGAAACATCATCCTTCCAATACATGTCCGTCAGTTTCTGTGTTCTAGCACGGTTTTCGCACAAACTATACTTTGCTGTTCTGATCGCAAAGCATCCTTGGAATAATCCATTCATATTGTTAACTCATTCAGTGTTGAATGGTTATAATCATAACTGGCCTATATTGAGCAGACTCTTggtaaaaaaataatttaaatgtATTAAAATCACTCTTAGCTTGATGTTTGTTGTGTTTGTGGATTAGTGGTGTTTTATTGGTTTGATGTGTTTGTCTCTCCTCTAATTTGATATACTTCTGGATTACAATACCTCTAGTACGCAGTACAATTTGTTTTCAGTATCAGTTGCCTATCATTGGCTTTATAATATCAATACAATACAGTACCTTTGGTTTACAATATCATTGGCTTATATAGCAACATGTTTAGAATACTGCAAACAGGAAATATTACTGGTTATATCCACTGGCTTGCAATATCAGTGGTTTACAACTGACTTAAAAAGCCTTTGACTTCAATTACCTTATCACTGACTTAAAATAATTAGTCTACATCTGCATCTACAGTTTCAGTTTACACTGTACATAGATTAGTTTAGATTAGTTATTAGTGTACGCAAATCTGTGTGATAAATTCCAGTTCGGGTCAATATTTATCTTTCTAAAGTGGTCATAATTTTATTATCATATAATCTTATACTGTTGAGTTAAAAGCGAACTGTAGAAAAGCATGGCCACAATCTGAAATGCAGACAAAATTGGTTATAACAGTGAATGGTGGAGTGTGAGGTAGTGTAAATGTAATGAGGATATTAGTATACAGGCCACTCCACCACTGGCCTGTGGTAAGGCCACTCAAGTGGCCACTGGAGGCCAGTGGCCACTGGATGAGTGGTAAgtgggagtgggagtgggagtgggagTGGCCTTACCACTGGAGTGgtaaggccactccagaccaggccgacactagagcgcaactccatagtctcctgagactgatggatgcctactactactattagtACGGTAGTGGAGTTGTAATGTAATTATGAAACAATGACGAAATGAAAGGTGGAGTTGTGAGGTGGTGCAGACACAGTGGTGAATAGAATGCCTCTCTCTCACTTTTGTGCATAGTACTGTGTTTTAAGTAAATGTTGTACTTCCTCATCTGTTTATTTGGTATTATATGTTTTTTCCATTATATTTACAGGAAAACAGTATTAAACTTAGAGAGAAAAACTTGCAGCTGAACCAGGAGATACATACAAAGCATCAAGAATGTTGTTCTCTCAAGGAGAAGTTTTCTTCACTATCAACAGAGAATATGAATCTCACAAGGCAGTTAGCCAAAACTGCACAAGAAAACAGAAGACTCACGAAGCAGGTATATTTTCTTGAGTTTGATTTGCATATTTAAGATTAAATTTACAATTACTGTACCACTGTTTTTGTACTTTTTACTCATTTACAAAATGTAAGTTTTTAAGAATACATTATTTTGTACTTATAAATTTTAACACAATATTTTTGAGATACCGAAGATATGGAATGTAATTGATGAATGCCTGATTATATAATGCTTGGTTAATATAAGCTGGGTTTAAATtcataaatactgtacagtaatggaTAATTTTTTTGCTGCATGGTAAATAATTAATGTTTAATCTTTTACACTTTAAATGACAAGTACTGTAGTTTCTGACACAAATGTTTGTTAAAAGTGAAAGTAATAATTTGTTCAAGATTCTTATATTCTCTCAAGATATGTTATGTTTTAAGAAATATTCCTTACTGTATGTTAATCAGGTCAATCACCTAAACGATGAGAACAAAAGATTGAGAGAAAAGCTGAGCCTTATAACCACACAAGTCAAAGGTCTGCCGGCAGGAGTGGGTTTGACAGTGTCAGCAGCACAGGTTTTGACGCCTCCAAGGACCAAGATTGTTCCTCTCTCGGGTTAGTTGTTAATagcaggatttttttttatatcaatATGACAGACAGGACCATAATTCCATAGAAGACAAACCCTACAGGTACGTCGGCAGTCAGGAATAGAGGTGACATGGTCAGgaggtcaagaaggataagaggacttGATCCTGGATAGCAATCATATTAGTTGTTGAGATGTCTCGTCTTAACCATATATtcagaccttgataaagcactcaggCGAGTGCAAAAGACTGTGTAAATCTTTACATAAGTGTGGGTTTCTATCCTTCGTTTACAATTTTGAATTCTGACCCTAATGAAAATCTGGTTTTCATCTTTGTATACTTTCAACTTGTGTGTGTTGAAATAATATTTGAATTATGACACTTTGGTAATTCCTGAGGCAAGATCCATCCTGGTTCCAAAGGAGTGGATCATGACAGTGAGGAGAAGATTAACAGTCTGTGCCTATGCAATAAAGTTTTTTTTCTGGAGAATGCTCAATCCTAGCTAGAGTGACAACAGAAAAGTTACTAAAAAACAATTAAAGCCTTTCCCATCCCTTATTTGCATAACAAATATTATCAAGTTGATCTCTCACAAAATAAACGTTTTCAAACTTGTCCTGTCATAAATCACTCTGTGGAACCAGGATGGATCTTGCCATAAGGAACATCTGCATATCCTTGGCAGAAAGGAGAATTTCATTTTCAATTATGGCCTTATTTTTCTCAtggcatttatatatttattttcagaGGAGCTTGATAGCTTTGATGACCCTCCATCTAGATTTATAGCATCATACAAAGATGCTCT from Procambarus clarkii isolate CNS0578487 chromosome 83, FALCON_Pclarkii_2.0, whole genome shotgun sequence harbors:
- the spn-F gene encoding paramyosin is translated as MAEPVEDDVSILGTQETTEYISPSSDSQVPSTEYHTTASDYRVPEYRPAGALRAPVVPPQPRQERKHSVGGSDRGTPYSSSSPVASPRTPERGSNYNIDASGSTYALQVALRNMKERYHKLQKKMALIEDDNQRLISGKSELFGEIGKLQENSIKLREKNLQLNQEIHTKHQECCSLKEKFSSLSTENMNLTRQLAKTAQENRRLTKQVNHLNDENKRLREKLSLITTQVKGLPAGVGLTVSAAQVLTPPRTKIVPLSEELDSFDDPPSRFIASYKDALDEYEQISSNELGDLDSPWGVSEDEDEQLVMSLQSATRRMKDLLSNLQEQNHSLVLLSPILNSLPSLCGSQTASQFDTNSEYSHQIMPKDGTLNQRDRDLSTLTITPSTQSQFEEGTKDETADDDGMCQSRLATCGSVLNTNFTSAGMNTPLMDDSNGDNNVHMDANNTVEDRPNSPFDWRQVQVSDDEGRENDVTRPYTRTVSTSPDPALEDEEDRICPMCNAVFPHIIPQESFESHVVSHFEVENGFEVIA